In one Pseudarthrobacter oxydans genomic region, the following are encoded:
- a CDS encoding ubiquitin-like protein Pup, with the protein MAGQEQQQPQSRDSQVEEDIPESPPTPPEAQASASTEGVDDLLDEIDGVLESNAEEFVRAFVQKGGQ; encoded by the coding sequence ATGGCAGGCCAGGAGCAACAGCAGCCGCAGTCACGCGACAGCCAGGTCGAAGAGGACATTCCCGAGTCGCCGCCCACGCCGCCTGAGGCGCAGGCATCGGCATCAACGGAAGGCGTGGACGACCTCCTCGACGAGATCGACGGCGTCCTCGAATCCAACGCCGAAGAATTCGTACGGGCATTCGTCCAAAAGGGCGGTCAGTAA
- the prcB gene encoding proteasome subunit beta: MQESTANQVAANATSSFTEHLQRDRPELLPYNRSLQAGAAAAPLQVPHATTIVAMSYDGGVLMAGDRRATMGNVIASRHIEKVFPADRYSVLGIAGTAGIAIDLTRLFQVELEHYEKIEGTLLSLEGKANRLGAMIRGNLPLALQGLAVVPLFAGFDTSAGVGRLFSYDVTGGRYEEHEHHTVGSGAVFARGALKKLWRPNLTAAEATAVAVEALYDAADDDSATGGPDTVRQLWPVIYTVDSSGARRVPDSELAAAARNVIEARTIAGREA, from the coding sequence GTGCAGGAATCAACCGCCAACCAGGTAGCCGCCAACGCCACGTCATCGTTCACCGAACACCTGCAGCGGGACCGGCCGGAGCTTCTGCCCTACAACCGGTCCCTCCAGGCGGGCGCGGCCGCCGCCCCGTTGCAGGTTCCGCACGCCACCACGATCGTTGCGATGAGCTACGACGGCGGCGTGCTGATGGCGGGAGACCGGCGGGCCACCATGGGCAACGTCATAGCGAGCCGGCACATCGAAAAAGTCTTTCCGGCCGACCGCTACTCCGTCCTGGGGATCGCGGGGACTGCCGGCATTGCGATTGACCTCACCAGGTTGTTCCAGGTGGAACTCGAGCACTACGAGAAGATCGAGGGCACGCTCCTCAGCCTGGAAGGCAAGGCCAACCGGCTTGGCGCCATGATCAGGGGAAACCTGCCCCTGGCGCTGCAGGGACTGGCAGTGGTGCCACTCTTCGCCGGGTTCGACACCAGCGCCGGTGTCGGCAGGCTGTTCTCCTACGATGTCACCGGGGGCCGGTACGAGGAACACGAGCATCATACGGTGGGATCCGGCGCTGTCTTCGCACGCGGTGCTTTGAAGAAGCTCTGGCGGCCAAACCTTACGGCAGCGGAAGCTACCGCCGTCGCGGTCGAAGCCCTGTACGATGCCGCCGACGACGACTCAGCCACCGGCGGTCCTGACACCGTGAGGCAACTCTGGCCTGTCATCTACACGGTGGATAGCTCGGGTGCGCGGCGGGTTCCGGACAGCGAACTGGCAGCTGCCGCGAGGAATGTCATCGAAGCCCGCACCATCGCTGGACGGGAGGCCTGA
- the prcA gene encoding proteasome subunit alpha — MTQQFYVSPEQLMKDRADFARKGIARGRSVVVVSCEDGIALVAENPSPSLHKIGEIYDKIAFAAVGKYNEFESLRQAGVRYADVRGYSYDREDVTARGLASVYAQSLGAVFTAEQKPFEVELAVAEVGPSQAEDHLYRLTFDGSIADEHSFVVMGGQADKVSAVIGQGWRSSLSFAEAVRLAMAGLVPPAEGEEPAKALPAGALEVAVLDRQSESSRGSRRAFRRLTDADITAMLA, encoded by the coding sequence ATGACACAGCAGTTCTATGTATCACCCGAGCAGCTCATGAAGGACCGTGCCGACTTTGCACGGAAGGGCATCGCCCGCGGCAGGTCCGTCGTCGTCGTCAGCTGCGAGGACGGCATTGCACTCGTTGCCGAAAACCCCTCGCCGTCGCTTCACAAAATCGGTGAGATCTACGACAAAATCGCGTTCGCCGCCGTCGGCAAGTACAACGAGTTCGAAAGCCTCCGCCAGGCCGGGGTCCGCTACGCCGATGTGCGCGGGTACTCCTATGACCGGGAGGACGTGACGGCCAGGGGACTGGCCAGTGTCTACGCGCAGAGCCTTGGTGCGGTGTTCACCGCTGAACAGAAGCCCTTCGAGGTGGAGCTTGCAGTGGCCGAGGTTGGCCCCTCGCAGGCGGAGGACCACCTCTACCGGCTGACGTTTGACGGCTCCATTGCCGATGAGCACTCCTTTGTTGTGATGGGCGGCCAGGCAGACAAGGTCTCAGCCGTGATTGGCCAGGGCTGGCGCAGCTCGCTGAGCTTCGCAGAGGCTGTGCGGCTGGCAATGGCGGGACTGGTTCCGCCCGCGGAGGGAGAGGAACCGGCGAAGGCACTGCCGGCTGGAGCGCTGGAGGTGGCAGTCCTGGACCGGCAGTCAGAAAGCAGCCGCGGATCAAGGCGTGCCTTCCGCCGGCTTACTGACGCAGATATCACTGCAATGCTGGCCTAG